The following proteins are co-located in the Leptodactylus fuscus isolate aLepFus1 chromosome 8, aLepFus1.hap2, whole genome shotgun sequence genome:
- the LOC142217730 gene encoding uncharacterized protein LOC142217730 isoform X2 yields the protein MVRLQAPIGIFSRSGEGEYRWLVDFLKEKWSVSPFIITNTNYSLFCEEIYRCSFGILYHSRNRGRVNITNVTDSLYDEEVRTMSKALGKQRVIVVIDDLDDSSPETKKRILKHQYDLETQTQDIFLFTGEDKANRDLLRQRMAVIIDIITESTKHVLTRHTERVSSIPVNIPTSTMQARDETGRRNKGLLAVSWAATTLRVFSIDVNRHVLPLGYNGRLTLSSIITTCIIYDTYYRSNAYNVVCSIMWLTSCSRNAWPRNQQLRRPVWGVISYGLVLLTFWAGWQQSDAETTLQRISQFVLRSPSIVAAAGI from the exons ATGGTGCGTTTGCAGGCTCCTATTGGGATATTCTCCAGATCTGGAGAAGGTGAATACAGATGGTTAGTGGACTTCCTAAAGGAAAAGTGGTCCGTGTCTCCTTTCATTATCACCAACACAAATTATAGCTTGTTTTGTGAGGAGATCTACAGATGTTCCTTCGGGATCCTCTACCACTCCCGAAACCGAGGAAGAGTCAATATCACCAATGTCACTGACTCTTTGTATGATGAAGAAGTGAGGACCATGTCTAAGGCACTTG GTAAACAGCGGGTGATAGTTGTTATTGATGATCTAGATGACAGCAGTCCTGAGACAAAGAAAAGGATTCTGAAACATCAGTATGACTTGGAAACCCAGACCCAGGATATCTTCCTGTTCACCGGAGAAGATAAGGCGAATAGAGATCTCCTCCGACAGAGAATGGCAGTCATCATAGACATCATCACTGAAAGTACAAAAC ATGTTCTGACAAGACATACAGAG CGAGTCTCCTCCATCCCTGTGAACATCCCCACATCG ACAATGCAGGCTCGAGATGAAACTGGTCGCAGGAACAAG GGTCTTTTGGCCGTGTCCTGGGCTGCAACAACCCTGAGGGTGTTCAGTATTGATGTAAATAGACATGTGTTACCACTG GGCTACAACGGACGCTTGACCTTGTCCTCCATCATTACGACCTGCATCATCTATGATACTTACTACAGATCCAATGCCTACAAT GTTGTTTGCAGCATCATGTGGCTAACATCCTGCTCAAGAAATGCCTGGCCCAGAAATCAGCAACTA AGACGACCAGTCTGGGGGGTGATATCATACGGACTGGTGCTACTTACTTTCTGGGCAGGTTGGCAACAATCAGATGCTGAAACT ACTTTGCAGAGGATTTCTCAGTTTGTCCTCCGTTCTCCGTCGATCGTTGCGGCTGCAGGCATCTGA
- the LOC142217730 gene encoding uncharacterized protein LOC142217730 isoform X1, protein MVRLQAPIGIFSRSGEGEYRWLVDFLKEKWSVSPFIITNTNYSLFCEEIYRCSFGILYHSRNRGRVNITNVTDSLYDEEVRTMSKALGKQRVIVVIDDLDDSSPETKKRILKHQYDLETQTQDIFLFTGEDKANRDLLRQRMAVIIDIITENVLTRHTERVSSIPVNIPTSTMQARDETGRRNKGWFCQILRKLVISALSLYVFYKAYNLPDLRNGLLAVSWAATTLRVFSIDVNRHVLPLGYNGRLTLSSIITTCIIYDTYYRSNAYNVVCSIMWLTSCSRNAWPRNQQLRRPVWGVISYGLVLLTFWAGWQQSDAETTLQRISQFVLRSPSIVAAAGI, encoded by the exons ATGGTGCGTTTGCAGGCTCCTATTGGGATATTCTCCAGATCTGGAGAAGGTGAATACAGATGGTTAGTGGACTTCCTAAAGGAAAAGTGGTCCGTGTCTCCTTTCATTATCACCAACACAAATTATAGCTTGTTTTGTGAGGAGATCTACAGATGTTCCTTCGGGATCCTCTACCACTCCCGAAACCGAGGAAGAGTCAATATCACCAATGTCACTGACTCTTTGTATGATGAAGAAGTGAGGACCATGTCTAAGGCACTTG GTAAACAGCGGGTGATAGTTGTTATTGATGATCTAGATGACAGCAGTCCTGAGACAAAGAAAAGGATTCTGAAACATCAGTATGACTTGGAAACCCAGACCCAGGATATCTTCCTGTTCACCGGAGAAGATAAGGCGAATAGAGATCTCCTCCGACAGAGAATGGCAGTCATCATAGACATCATCACTGAAA ATGTTCTGACAAGACATACAGAG CGAGTCTCCTCCATCCCTGTGAACATCCCCACATCG ACAATGCAGGCTCGAGATGAAACTGGTCGCAGGAACAAG GGGTGGTTTTGTCAGATATTGAGAAAGCTTGTGATATCAGCGCTCTCTTTATACGTATTCTATAAGGCATACAACCTTCCAGACCTCAGAAAT GGTCTTTTGGCCGTGTCCTGGGCTGCAACAACCCTGAGGGTGTTCAGTATTGATGTAAATAGACATGTGTTACCACTG GGCTACAACGGACGCTTGACCTTGTCCTCCATCATTACGACCTGCATCATCTATGATACTTACTACAGATCCAATGCCTACAAT GTTGTTTGCAGCATCATGTGGCTAACATCCTGCTCAAGAAATGCCTGGCCCAGAAATCAGCAACTA AGACGACCAGTCTGGGGGGTGATATCATACGGACTGGTGCTACTTACTTTCTGGGCAGGTTGGCAACAATCAGATGCTGAAACT ACTTTGCAGAGGATTTCTCAGTTTGTCCTCCGTTCTCCGTCGATCGTTGCGGCTGCAGGCATCTGA